In the Magnolia sinica isolate HGM2019 chromosome 15, MsV1, whole genome shotgun sequence genome, one interval contains:
- the LOC131227884 gene encoding putative pentatricopeptide repeat-containing protein At3g49142 — protein sequence MQKLPIPKQHLRWWMKSKQTPTFPFASSHSNSTQISHDLTLYDRILKFLQNPNSVSDLKRIHTLVIRNGLLSKSVLASMLIRSYALLSGISDARRLFDNLPKQTVYTYNYMIKAYVDLEHYELALAVYSQMLSVEAVPRNCITLSFIAKACICLRTILLGKIVHGHVLVTGFESDLHLATAFIDFYCKCEHIEDARKVFDGITKRDDFVWTAMICGYFRIGNYLEATSMFSEMRETALKGNIVTWNALLTGFVHGGLISDALGEFRRMQVDGVQPDKVSLVTILPAFSRFAILKLGFEVHAYVIRMGFELDLFVVSSLVDMYAKCGKLMLARCLFDRVKVKDIGLWNAMIVGYGIHGQSKEALQLFHQMQVLDMRPNVITFTSILSACSHAGMVNEGRQCFDSMVCDYGITPCHEHYACMVDMFGRAGRLKEAYEFIRSMPVEPTKDVWGAFLGACRNHRDWKLAEIAAQHIFGCKDIGMDAGYHVVMSNIYAETGRWSDVAKLRASIRDGGLKKRSGFSWIEVGDIVHTFYMADMSHPQSYQIYDLLKSFEEVEYRI from the coding sequence ATGCAGAAGCTACCCATTCCAAAACAGCACTTGAGATGGTGGATGAAATCGAAACAAACACCCACATTCCCATTTGCGTCTTCTCACTCTAACTCTACTCAAATCTCACACGATCTCACTCTCTACGATCGCATCTTGAAATTTCTTCAAAACCCAAATTCAGTTTCTGATCTTAAACGAATCCATACTCTCGTCATCAGAAATGGTCTCTTGTCGAAATCGGTTTTAGCTTCCATGCTGATAAGAAGCTATGCTTTATTGTCGGGAATTTCTGATGCTCGGAGACTGTTTGATAATTTGCCGAAACAGACTGTTTATACCTATAATTACATGATTAAGGCTTACGTTGATCTAGAACACTATGAATTAGCATTGGCAGTGTATTCTCAAATGCTCTCAGTGGAAGCAGTTCCGCGTAATTGTATTACTCTAAGTTTCATTGCCAAAGCGTGCATCTGTTTGAGGACCATACTACTTGGGAAAATTGTTCATGGTCATGTTTTAGTAACTGGGTTCGAATCGGATCTCCATTTGGCAACCGCTTTTATCGATTTCTACTGCAAGTGTGAGCATATAGAAGATGCACGGAAGGTGTTCGATGGAATTACTAAGAGGgatgattttgtttggactgctATGATTTGTGGCTATTTTAGAATTGGAAATTATTTAGAGGCTACGAGCATGTTTTCTGAGATGAGAGAGACTGCGTTGAAGGGTAATATCGTCACTTGGAATGCTTTGTTAACTGGCTTTGTTCATGGTGGGCTTATATCCGACGCTTTGGGTGAATTCAGACGAATGCAAGTGGATGGTGTACAGCCTGACAAGGTCAGCTTGGTTACAATTCTACCTGCGTTCTCACGCTTTGCAATTTTAAAGTTGGGTTTTGAAGTTCATGCTTATGTAATTAGAATGGGGTTCGAGTTAGATCTTTTTGTGGTTAGCTCTCTTGTTGACATGTATGCTAAGTGTGGGAAGCTGATGTTGGCTCGATGCTTGTTTGATCGGGTTAAGGTGAAAGATATTGGGTTATGGAATGCAATGATTGTTGGTTATGGGATACATGGACAAAGTAAGGAGGCTTTGCAACTATTTCATCAAATGCAAGTTTTGGACATGAGGCCTAATGTTATTACTTTCACTTCCATCCTCTCTGCTTGTAGTCATGCCGGGATGGTAAATGAAGGGCGTCAGTGTTTCGATTCCATGGTTTGTGATTATGGAATCACACCTTGTCATGAGCATTATGCTTGTATGGTTGACATGTTTGGTCGAGCCGGACGGTTAAAAGAAGCCTATGAGTTTATTAGGAGCATGCCAGTAGAGCCTACGAAAGATGTGTGGGGAGCCTTCTTGGGTGCATGTAGGAATCATCGAGATTGGAAGCTTGCGGAGATTGCAGCACAGCATATCTTTGGGTGCAAAGATATCGGCATGGATGCTGGGTATCATGTTGTGATGTCAAATATCTATGCAGAAACTGGCCGATGGAGTGATGTGGCGAAATTGAGGGCTTCAATTAGGGATGGAGGATTGAAGAAAAGATCAGGATTTAGTTGGATCGAAGTTGGGGACATTGTGCATACCTTCTATATGGCGGATATGTCGCACCCACAATCCTACCAGATTTATGATCTCTTAAAGAGCTTTGAAGAAGTTGAATATCGGATATAA